The nucleotide window ATTGAGCGGCAGAAGCGGAAGGTCAGGATACAGAGGAATAAACACAGCAGAGACAGAACTAAACCCACACGCGTGATCAGCACCAACTCAAACGTGTCCTGCAGGAGAGGAACAAGAAAAACACAGACACGTGAGTTCATAATGATCATCATTTAATCTaggagtgctttcacacctggaCGTTTGCTTGGGCACCTGGCACCTTTGCCCCTGTTTGCTCGGTTGGTTTTTGAACGTGTAAAACCTGCAATCGCACTCAGATCACCTGAATGAGCTCTAAAGCAGTTtggttgtagtgagaaagcaatacaatcAAACCAACTaacaaaccaggctatatcacagtgtattatggttaaATATAAGGCATATATATGGCTAGAAGAGAAAATGACGAGTGAGGCGGGATGTCATTTCTACCAGTAAAAGTGCATTTCCTGTCAAATACGATAGTAAAAGCATGCTATCTAATTGAACTATTCAGAAATATTTAATATACCAACAACATTTCTGATATTAGAACAGATATATTACAACccttgacaattgaaatgaggctatgTAGGAGAAAgttttacctctgatttatatttgttgACGATAACTCTGGGTGTCATTTAAAATTGCACACATTTTCGCTTATAAAGTTTAATTTctcatcgtcataaattaaaatatcaaCAACTGAGCATAATCTTGGAAAATAAGCCAAACTCTGCCAAacgtaaggagagtttactcgcacatgacttgATTTAATCATTTTGGTTTGTTAAGAAACTTTTCCATGTGAAAGCAAACTGAACCAAGAACAAAACACAACATTGTAACAAtgttaatccctgtttcggaacaaaaaaAATCGATCCACAGGTGTGAGAGCTCTCTAAAATGCATCAGATCTGAATCACTGGTGTACCTGGACAGGGTAGAGTGACATCAGCACTGCAAAACTACTGAGGTGAGAGCAGGAACATTCTGTATGTGTGCTGTTAGACCACGCCCTCTCACAGCCCTGCCTAGACCACGCCCTCTCAGACTCCGCCCAGTACACACAGTTATAAGCCACAGCCTTAGACTCCGCCCTCTCCTGAAAAACACAGAACAAGAGAATGACTACGCTGCTCGAGAACAGAGAGAAACGTCTGGCTGAGAATCACATCTTCACCTCCACATGTGTAAAGATGAGCGACACCGGCTCTGACAGGTGTTTGGTGTCTGGATTACTGACGACAACCGTCACCACCTTTGAGTTGAGTTTGTGAGTGACGTTTTCTTCCATGTCCGATTTCTTTCTGCTCACATTGCGGAATAGATTGCTGGATGAATTCATATCTTTATAACTGACCAGTGACACAAATGCAAAACCTGTGAACAAGAGAATGTTTACATCTCATCATGAATGTGacaacgataacagagttgactaacagagttgacagtaacaaatTTCAcagtaacaaagttgacgataataaagttgacaatagcagagttgacgataacagagttgacgataataaagtaaaaaagtaataGTCAACAAAAaatagttgacagtaacagagttgacaataacatacttaacgataacagagttgacattacCAGTCGACAATAATAGAGTTGGCAGTACCagagttggcagtaacagagttgatggtaactGAGTTGATGGTAACGGAGTCGACGAAAATAGAGTCGGCAATAATAGAGTCGACAGTAACAGTCgataataacagagttgacgataacagattCGACAGTAACAGAGTAAATAGTaacagagtcgacagtaacagtcgacaataacagagttgacgctAATAGAGTCgccagtaacagagttgatggtaactgtcgacaataacagagttgatgataatagagtCGACAGTAACAGAGTCGATAGTAACAGAGTTGAAAGTAATAGAGGACAGTAACAGAGTCGACAGTTACAGAgtcgacaataacagagttgatgacaaTAGAGTCGACAGTAACAAAGTCGACAGTAACAGGGTCGATGGTAACTgtcgacaataacagagttgatgataatagagttgacagcAACAGtcaacaataacagagttgacgctAATAGAGTCGACAGTAACAGAGTCGATAGTAACAGAGTTGAAAGTAATAGaggacagtaacagagttgacgataacagagtcgacagtaacagagtcgacagtaacagtcgacaataacagagttgacgctAATAGAGTTGCCAGTAACAGAGTCGATAGTAACAGAGTTGAAAGTAATAGaggacagtaacagagttgacgataacagagtcgacagtTACAGAgtcgacaataacagagttgatgacaaTAGAGTCGACAGTAACAAAGTTGACAGTAACAGGGTCGATGGTAACTgtcgacaataacagagttgacgataacagagtcgacagtTACAGAgtcgacaataacagagttgatgacaaTAGAGTCGACAGTAACAAAGTCGACAGTAACAGGGTCGATGGTAACTgtcgacaataacagagttgatgataatagagttgacagcAACAGtcaacaataacagagttgacgctAATAGAGTCGACAGTAACAGAGTCGATAGTAACAGAGTTGAAAGTAATAGaggacagtaacagagttgacgataacagagtcgacagtTACAGAgtcgacaataacagagttgatgacaaTAGAGTCGACAGTAACAAAGTCGACAGTAACAGGGTCGATGGTAACTgtcgacaataacagagttgatgataatagagttgacagcAACAGtcaacaataacagagttgacgctAATAGAGTCGACAGTAACAGAGTCGATAGTAACAGAGTTGAAAGTAATAGaggacagtaacagagttgacgataacagagttgacagttacagagttgatgataatagagtcgacagtaacagagttgatgataacagagtcgacAATAGCAGTGTTGATGATAATAGagtcgacagtaacagagttgatgataacagagtcgacAATAGCAGTGTTGATGATAATAGagtcgacagtaacagagttgatgataacagagtcgacAATAGCAGTGTTGATGATAATAGagtcgacagtaacagagttgatgataacagagtcaACAATAACAAAGTTGTCAGTAACAGAGTTGAAAGTATCATAGTCGAAATAACAGAGGACAGTaaaagagttgatgataacagttgacaataacagagtcgacggtaatAGAGTCAAGAGTTGTCGATGGTAACAAAGAGTCGACGATTTAAGAGTTGACCAAATTGAAGGgatacaaaatatgttttttacaaCTGAAATAGCCAATAATACAGAGAATTGATGCttcatgcaaatgtttatttaacttagtagagtaaacaaacaaaagacaaaaattaGACTTGATTATTTGATGCTAACCGAAGCTGAATGTAAGATTCAAGAGGTAAACTTCAGTTAGCATCAAATACTCAAGTCTAAATGTAATCTGTTTCGTGTGTTTACTCTCGGTGTTTAAAATGTAGCCGCAGCTCTTAAATCACTGTATAAATACCTGGATATGATTTCCCAACAACCGTCTCCCAGCTGGTGTTGAAGAGGGCGGAGCCTGTGCTCAGAATGACACTCCCACTAGGCGGAGTCTGATTGCGCGTGACTGCAACCTCAGCATCTGTGAGTCACATGATCATACACGGCTTTCACTACTGTCAAACACAGCATATGCTGACTTAGCTCATGTAAATAAGCAGGATTCTCACAGGTGTTGTGTGTCTCCATCCGCATCACAGGCTCTTTCAGCTGAGGACAAATCAGACGCATGCTGTTCTCCACCGTATCCAGAAGAACACTCAGAGTCTCGCCATCACCGACGCTTCCCGCCGACAGCAGATCATCAGTGGAGGTGAACAGATTCTGCATCAAACACAGTGAGATTTATATTCCAGCACTACTGCATCACCTCATAATCTCAAGCAGGAAAACCCTAATCATACACCTTTATATACTAGTCAGTGCAGGTCAGGTGTGCTTCAGTGTGTGCTGTCAGACTACGGAGACTGTaaatctaaaactccacatctataatcctcttagtctacgCTGACATCATctccagcagctcaaacactctaatggctaatggacagacggctgcttctcactcaggcctgctgcttatgctaatgagatggagagatgggcactagtgggcggggctttcctcctctgatgacacgtacaaagggagaatgtcaatcaaagtgtttctgcatcaagtctgattagaacaaacacagtTCAGTACTGCTGAGCACTAGAGGTGCTGGAGATACTCACACACTGCTCACTGCTGGGGTTAAagatatttattacatattttgcaTATAATAGTTCCCCTTAAATAtggaaaaatgtaataaaagtaatGAACAAGCTGTCAGTTAACACAGAAAATGAGTTCAGCACAAGAAATGCAGAAGAAACAAAAGGAGGAAGAAGGCGTTTTCACCTCCATCAACTGTTCTCCGGTCTTGCGCTCTCCGTCTGGAGTGACCAGAGCCTCACAGCTGCTCCGCAACTGCGACAGTAACTCCTTCAGCTAAACAACACACAACAGAACACAATCATTCAGCACTAGTTTCTGAAACAGCAGTATAATACCTGGGAGACAGTATTTCTGCTGCTAGCATGTTTGATACATGGTTAGGAAAAATCTAGCAAACTTTTAGAATGGTTTAATGGTTGAAATGTTGCTGGTTTAAGAAATAGTCAAATAATTTAGCTGTATTGTACTTTTTTAAACTTAGTCATATTAATATAGGGCAGTGGGTagcaacaagaaggtcgctgatttgagtcccagctgggtcagttggtgtttctgtgtggagtttgcatgttctccccatgttggcgtgtgtttcctctgagtgctctggtttcccccacagtccaaacacatgcgctataggggaactgatcaactaaactggctgtaatgtatgagtgtgtgtgtgtgagaaagtgtgtTGTTTCCCAGTGGCGAGTTGCAGCTGCagcaacatatgctggaatagttggcggttccttccactgtggcgacccctgatgaataaatggactaagccaaaaagataatGAATTATTGTATATATGAAAGTGTTTAGTTCTGCTGTTGTTAATAAACTCAGGACGTTCTCACGTCACACTCCAATGTGTTCCAATGTGTAGTGAACCAAGCTCATCAGTGCCCCCACTAGTGCTCGAGTGCACATGACCTATCGATGAAGGACCTCGGGAGCTAGGGTGCAGATTGAAACGCAGCCATTCACTTGTATGCAAAATACTCCCGCATATACTTAAATTCGCATTTGGTGTGACGCTTCTGATCGCCCCCTGTTGGTTCGATGTGCCCTTTACATGCATATTTATGTGATGGAAATGTGGAGAaaacattgggctctattttgacgatccatgcacaaagtgcaaaACGTAGGAGCTTGTCAAAAGCATTTAggacgtgtcagaatccacttttgctaatataaggacggaaaaatctgctttgcgtcaTGGCGCATAATCTTACatggttgagcttattctcctaatgagttataggtgtgtttgtgtgttttgaatctcccattccctttaagaggcaGTTGTgctgcgccatagcgcatttgctatttacatgccggctttgtaagtgaaaaactgaacgcttcactagcgagaaaacggcaaacagagcatctgcagcatgagaatgagagatgaacgtcttcattctttactttcactttcactcttgtggataAGAAAAGGTGTTGTACACGCGGACATCCATTAGCCTTTAcataataatttagtttgttaagtgcaaagatttgtgtcaaaactatttctaaattcagttctaatctgcagcaaatgaataaatgaacaataataacgaagtgtggtcaaacaactgagttatatcctaatacacatgctgtgccccatatggtctaaaacctgacaggtggacagatctaagcattttttttataaaacaaatataaatatgcagataataaataatactgctaataataataacattatacaaaagcaaatcgttatgaatgaactgtgcatttgcattttttgcatttgcatttgctatttaaactacCATGGTTTTACTGCACTAACCATGGCTAAAATGTTTAAACTCTCCGCTAGTATCAATTAGcatgtttgttgcatgtttctaaaatgtttagtgcatggtgaacatgaattagcattttgatCATGTTTTAGCATACTGTTAGCAGTTTCTTAACTTAGCAGTCTTCTCTTGAATTATCATGAACGCTAGTAGGAAATAGCATAagtatgtttttagcatgatggctagtataaatatactaatatacTACTATGTTATGAGATAGAGcatctcaaactggattcctggagagccgcagctctgcacagttctgcTCTAACGCTGATCAACTAATCGAGCTGTTCATAAGAGTCTCGAACACCTCGATTAGTTGcgtcagctgtgtttgatcagggttggagcaagactgcagagctgcggcgctCCAGGaagtaagtaaatgttcatttataatCCGACACCAGTGTTACCTTTATTGGCATTTCCTCCGCTTCGGTTTCTGTCTTAAAGTTGTCGCAGTTCATCTCTGCACACAACAACACAATGCAATACACATTTGAGCTAGTGCTTATTATTTTAGCATGACTAAAGAATGAACCTGAATGCTCACCGATGCATTTGGACTGGTTGTTTCCGTAGTTTGTGAAGCCCCGGTGGCATTTGCAGATGTAGCTGCCTGGAATATTGTTGCATTCGCTGTTTTTGTCACAAATATGTGACTTGTCTGTACACTCATCAATatctgtgtgtgagagaaacaTTAGTCACAAATGAAGATTCTTCATAATGTTATAAgacgaaaaaataaataaagattccCCTGACTGATGTACTGCAATTACTAAAGTGCTTAAATAAAACACTTGTAAATTTCTAattctataaaggtctgataacatttcttccaaatttcgaATAAAACAGTGTAATTTGGagcaattttaaaaagaatttgGAAATTGGtcagaattgttttttatttgttgttattgaACGTCAGGGATATTCCACCAGATGTTGGTTTCTTAATATGTTTAATCAACAACAACGCATTAAATCGATCAAATTGTGACATTATAGGCATTTATGATGTGATAAAAGATTCTATTTTACATAGATTTTAATAGAATCTTCATGCATCTGTGAATcctgagaatatatatatatatatatactagggttgggcgatgttatCTGGGCATGTGTATAATTTGAATGGGCAGAGCCAATCTGGGTGTGGTTAAATGGTGGGTGGGACTCCTATCTAAGTGAGTGTGGTCTGTTTAAGTGGGCGGGGTCTATTAGGGTGTGTCTTCTTTTGAGGGTGGGAAGGGATTTGTAGCACTGTTTACTTTTGAGGAAGTGGGAGAAGTTAATCTGGGCATTGGAGTCTTTGAATGGGCGGAGTCCAGTATTTTGTAGGAGGGGCTGTTTTACCTGGAGAGTTTTATCTAAATAAGTGTGTCTgtttaagccaggggtgtccaaactcggccggtttcttgcagattttagctccaacttgcctcaacacacctgcatggatgtttctagaaagcctagtaagagcttgataagctagcgcaggtgtgtctgattggggttggaactaaactttgcaggacaccggccctccaggactgagtgtggacacccctggtttaatcattaatcattaaaGTTGATTTGGGAGTGGCTACTTTTTTGGGCGTGCCATGTTTCTTAGTGTTCCAGAGCTGGCCAGGGATAGTGAAAGCGTCAACAATCATTCATGCTCAGAGTGCGAGATGGAAGTGTATTGAACTGTTTCCTATCAGAACTGTATTTATGGTGTCTAATGTGAAAATTGCattggacgatggcatcgtcatcatgtGAAAAGCGTGGCGGGGTGTTTGACAGAGTTAGCGCGATGTTTCAGAGgagcgaggagggatccgggggtgagaaaGGTGCATGACTTATTTGAGGACGGGGAGGGAGTCGTGTGATTTTCGGGAaattatcacttgtttgcgggcattatgagtcccTCAAATGCAtcgagactcccggaacttccatGTTGTCTaatggccatcggcgatggacaatggcatcatctatcggcccaaccctaatatatatatatatatatatatatatatatatatatatatatatatatatatatatacagttgaagtcagaattattagcccccctgaatttgtttttcttttttaaatatttccttaataacgtttaacagagcaagtctgataatgtctgataatattttttttcttctggtgaaggttttatttgtttgtttttttcgacagtttttaattttttaaacaccattttaagctcaatattattagcccctttaagctttatttattttcgatagtctacagaacaaaccatcattatacaataacttaccctaacctgcctagttaccctaattaccctagttaagcctttaaatgtcactttaagctgtatagaagtgtcttgaagaatatctagtctaatattatttactgtcatcatgacaaagagaaaataaatcagttattagagatgagttattaacactattatgattggaaatgtgtttaagaaattggctctcccttaaacagaaattggggaaaaaataaacaggggggtgaataattctgacttcaactatatttatCTATCCTAATTTATGTAAATAGAATATAATGAGCTGTTACAGTAGACACACACAGCACGTTATGTAATTAGCAGTCAAACACTCTGCCGTcagtattattagtgttattagtgAAGCAGCACACACTGATGCTCACCTCCACACGTGCCGTTCTCAAGTTTCTCAAACCCTGAAGAACAATTGCAGAAGAAACTGCCAAGTGTGTTAAAACAACTGCTGTGAAGTCCACACGGTGAGAACACACactcatctacacacacacacacacacagagacaagtgTTTTGTTCAGACAAAAGCAGATGACACAAGTTAGACACAAAAACAGCTCTACTGCACTCCAGATAAACCCAAATGAGCTTCATCTGGGAGGAACAAACATATATATTCAAGTAAGGAATAACTGAAgactgttgaattattagaacaTAATGCACAACTGAGCTGGTGAGACTTGGCTGATGATTAGTCTAAGGTGCACTGTTTTTGTTtagataaatgcacagctaaagtagttccagcaggttttgagtgcattacagctccattGAATTGTTAGAAAATTAAGCACAGTATTAGTATAAGAGGAGTAATCACCTCTGGTGCATTGAATTATTGGAAAAATGTACAGTATGAGAGCAATAATTGATTCAGGAGCATTGAATTactagaaaataatgcacagtatAAGTAAAATAGTTGAGTCGGGatcatttaattattacaaaataaagcACAGTATTACTACAAGCAAAGTAATTGCCTCTGGTGCATTGATTGTTGGAAATAATGCACAGTATAATTAATATAAGCAGAATAATTGACTCCGGagcattgaattattagaaaataatgcacattatATGTAGTATAAGATGAATAACTTTGGTTTGATAAATTATTAGTAAATATTGCACAGTATAAGTGGAATAATTGACACCGGCTCGCTGAATTATAAGAACATAATGCACAATATAAGTGGAATAATAGACTCCGGAGCATTGAATTactagaaaataatgcacagtatAAGTAAAATAGTTGAGTCGGGATCATTGAATTATTAGAACATAAAGCACAGTATTATTATGAGTGAGTAATTGCCTCTGGTGCATTGAATTATTGGAAAAAATGCACAGTATAAttaatagaaaataatgcacGTTATAAGTAGTATAAGTGGAATAATTGACTCCGGagaattgaataattaaaaaaataatgcacagTATAAGTAATATAAGCAGAATATTTGACTTTGGTTCAATGAAATACTAGAAAATAATGTGCAGTATAAGTAGTATAAGTGTAATAGTTGAGTCGGGATCATTGAATTATTAGAACATGAAGCACAGTATTATTATAAGCAGAGTTATTGCTTCTGGTGCATTGAATTGTTGGAAATTATGCACAGAATAAGTAATATAAGCAGAATAATTGACTCTGGAGCaaagaattattagaaaataatgcacactatATGTTGTATAAAAGGGAATAACTTTGGTTTAATGAATTATTAGGAAATATTGCACAGTATAAGTGGAATAATTGACACCGGCCCACTGAATTATAAGAACATAATGCACAATATAAGTGGAATAGTAGACTCCGGAGCGTtgaattattacaaaataatgcACAGTATTAGATGAATAACTGACTTTGGTTCAATGAATTATCAGAAAAACTTGCACAGTATAAGTGAAATAATTGACTCAGGAGCATTGAAATACTACAAAATAATGCACAGTTTAAGTAGTAAAAGTGTCATAGCTGACTTGGGatcattgaattattagaaaataaagcaAAGTAATTGCATCTGGTGCATTGAATTGTTGGAAATAATGCACAGTATAATTAATATAAGCAGAATAATTGGCTCTGGagcattgaattattagaaaataatgcacattatATGCAGCATAAGATGTATACTTTGGTTTGATGAATTATTAGGAAATATTGAATAGTATAAGTGGAATAATTGACACCGGCTCactgatttataaaaaaataatgcacattATAAGTGAAATAATTGACTCCAGAGCAttgaataaatagaaaataatgcacattatAAGTAGTATATTGAATTATAAGAAAATCCACAGTATGAGTAATATAAGTAGAATAACTGACTCCGGTTGGATGAATTATTAGAAAGTAATGCACTTCTGAGGTGTAATAACCACTCTGCTTTGCCGCCTCACCACCTCAGGTGtgcattattatataataaatcaataaactcCAATCAATTATTGTAATTATACCATGACACTTGTCTGGAACTAATGTAGATGtacgtttatctgaaaataacagcaCACCTTAGAATCTCCATCAGCCAGTTTACCATGGTCGGCTTTAAAAGCTGTCTATATGTATGCAAATTATCTAATAAACTTATCAAAATGTGCATCAAACATCAGAGACGCAAagcagctcatttttaacgtcaaCTTCAACATGTCTATCAGTCGTTTTACAGGTTATGCAGAGGCAAATGAGAGGTCTTCATTGCGCAGATGATAAATTAACGGTACCTGCATGCAAAGTCATATTGAAATCATGAGGCAATGCAGTATGCTAGAGTTTCATAGCACATTGTGTGCAGAATGATACAGTCtctgttattattaattacagaactTCATCTTTCAtctttaccattagaggctgctggAGAGATCCACACACTACTGTGGTTAATAATAGCTAGCTGCCCTTTAAAATGATTGTCCCTACATGCATGGAATAGATCTTGAATGTTCATAATCAAAAATAAGAGAGCTCGAGGAAAATccaagtcagctttattgtcactATGCAATATGTTCTGATAATTCAATGGCTCTTCTCTGGTTATTCCTGAAATTAGAGAATCGCCATTGAATAGTCTATATCCTAaacagataaataataaaaataaatgtttaaaatcaaaCAACGTTACATGTTTAAAGTCATGGTAGACCTTTAATATGAAGTATCCTGAAaatatactacagtaatttatactATACAGTGTTTCTTCGAACCGTACTGACACTGGCAGCTCAGataatagagatagagatgtggtgcaatcagctaaaatgttgctgacGTTAGGGTTTTAAAGTATGGAAGATTTACTACATGACCAAAAGTGATTGaggtgttgtgcgataagtcgatataaTAATGATTGTGAATTATCAGAAAATACTGCACAGCCATTAAAAACCACTGAAATGTAAAGATGGCTGACCTGCACATGCCGAGTCCAGTCTCGTCTCCCGATATCCgtctttacacacacacttataggaGCCGTCGATGTTCTTACACTCCATATCACCAGAACATCTGGTTACATTCTGAACACACTCATTGATATCTGTTCACAGAGAGCAGGGCATATTTACTGGAGTGTTTCAGTCATTACAGTGCTGCATTTTATGTCACAATCCTCTCTTTCATACCTTCACACTGTCCTGTATCTGCTGTGAAATTTGGGGGGGTTGAATAAAATCCTTCAATGCAGGTGCAGTAGTAACTTCCATGTGTGTTTATACACAGAGAATTATTaccacacacacctgcagtgtCACACTCATTTACATCTGTAAAAGAGCAGaaatacagtcaagcctgaaattattcacacCCCTGgccaattctgacttaaagtttctactcaaatgtaaataaaagctgaaaaaatgtgtttatttttccacaatgatgcctcttgtacatcgtcttattatcttttggaggaagcctgtgtcatttctgtGTAAAAAAAGCCTGCTGGGTAAATAAacgtaactttaagtcagaattagccATTGGTCTGAATAATTTTGTGCTGGACTGCATGTTATTATAAACCATAAAACATATTGTTATTAAAACACACAAAGTCTCATTACCAACACACGTCCTGTTTTTCTGAAGTCCTATCGGGCAACCTTCAGATTCGCAAGACCGCAGGAAAAAACCTGAAGTAGAAGAAGAAATAAGATGTGTATAGTTATCTGCGCTTGTACATACATTCATAAGCCCATCTAATCAAGCCAAAATGTCCCCATGTACACATGTAGATTGTGCTTAATAATTCAGTTCATTGGGTAATTTGTGGGTTTTAGggttgttgaatgcttgattctgattgggtgtttgtgtaacggaggccagctagtgtgtgctgtgcagttaaacctcactcctctgacctctaaaggtgctctggcgacagacgctagaggtcatggtctttagcctccttgttagagcaaccgactcccatgcggaaggtcgccggttcgatcccagctcggagcgggttgggcggtgtaggaccggtggggttaaaTTTGGTTATTGTCAGGTTAATGCACTGCTAATGTAGTCCCGGCAGGTTTTGAACACATTTCAAttccatatcactccgctgaatgatttATGTAAGGAATAATTGAAGAAACATCTGTGTGTACTGTGGCACTAGTTTCTTCCACATCTCCTCTAAATCCTTCTGATGtgatttcactcattcattcattttctttttaagttagtccctttattaatctggggtcgccacagtggaatgaaccgccaacttatccagcacatgttttaagcagcggatgctcttccagctgcaacccatctctgggaaatatccattaacactcattcacactcatacactacggacaatttagcctacccaattcacctgtgccgcatgtgtttggactgtgggggaaaccggagcacccggaggaaacccatgtgaatgcagggagaacatgcaaactccacacagaaactgtcccagccaaggcttgaaccagcagccttcttgctgtgagccgacagcgTCTCT belongs to Danio rerio strain Tuebingen ecotype United States chromosome 1, GRCz12tu, whole genome shotgun sequence and includes:
- the adgre5b.1 gene encoding adhesion G protein-coupled receptor E5 isoform X1 — encoded protein: MELKWALLLLGFFLRSCESEGCPIGLQKNRTCVDVNECDTAGVCGNNSLCINTHGSYYCTCIEGFYSTPPNFTADTGQCEDINECVQNVTRCSGDMECKNIDGSYKCVCKDGYRETRLDSACADECVFSPCGLHSSCFNTLGSFFCNCSSGFEKLENGTCGDIDECTDKSHICDKNSECNNIPGSYICKCHRGFTNYGNNQSKCIEMNCDNFKTETEAEEMPIKLKELLSQLRSSCEALVTPDGERKTGEQLMENLFTSTDDLLSAGSVGDGETLSVLLDTVENSMRLICPQLKEPVMRMETHNTYAEVAVTRNQTPPSGSVILSTGSALFNTSWETVVGKSYPGFAFVSLVSYKDMNSSSNLFRNVSRKKSDMEENVTHKLNSKVVTVVVSNPDTKHLSEPVSLIFTHVEERAESKAVAYNCVYWAESERAWSRQGCERAWSNSTHTECSCSHLSSFAVLMSLYPVQDTFELVLITRVGLVLSLLCLFLCILTFRFCRSIQGTRNSIHLHLSVCLFIADLVFLCGISSTHNQVACAIVAGLLHFFFLSAFCWMLLEGVQLYRMVVLVFHTTLKHLYMYAVGYGVPLVIVSISAIAFPKGYGTDRHCWLSLKYDFIWSFLAPVCLIIGLNSLVFVITVWKLAEKFSSLNPDLSKLRTIRGFTVTAVAQLCVLGGMWIFGSFLFYEKVTQVALYLFVILNSLQGALIFIMHCLLSRQVREEYCKLITRICSLKKKKYSEFSTSNHSSQQPLRSDQTSGESKI
- the adgre5b.1 gene encoding adhesion G protein-coupled receptor E5 isoform X2, with the translated sequence MELKWALLLLGFFLRSCESEGCPIGLQKNRTCVDVNECDTAGVCGNNSLCINTHGSYYCTCIEGFYSTPPNFTADTGQCEDINECVQNVTRCSGDMECKNIDGSYKCVCKDGYRETRLDSACADIDECTDKSHICDKNSECNNIPGSYICKCHRGFTNYGNNQSKCIEMNCDNFKTETEAEEMPIKLKELLSQLRSSCEALVTPDGERKTGEQLMENLFTSTDDLLSAGSVGDGETLSVLLDTVENSMRLICPQLKEPVMRMETHNTYAEVAVTRNQTPPSGSVILSTGSALFNTSWETVVGKSYPGFAFVSLVSYKDMNSSSNLFRNVSRKKSDMEENVTHKLNSKVVTVVVSNPDTKHLSEPVSLIFTHVEERAESKAVAYNCVYWAESERAWSRQGCERAWSNSTHTECSCSHLSSFAVLMSLYPVQDTFELVLITRVGLVLSLLCLFLCILTFRFCRSIQGTRNSIHLHLSVCLFIADLVFLCGISSTHNQVACAIVAGLLHFFFLSAFCWMLLEGVQLYRMVVLVFHTTLKHLYMYAVGYGVPLVIVSISAIAFPKGYGTDRHCWLSLKYDFIWSFLAPVCLIIGLNSLVFVITVWKLAEKFSSLNPDLSKLRTIRGFTVTAVAQLCVLGGMWIFGSFLFYEKVTQVALYLFVILNSLQGALIFIMHCLLSRQVREEYCKLITRICSLKKKKYSEFSTSNHSSQQPLRSDQTSGESKI